In Vibrio syngnathi, the following proteins share a genomic window:
- a CDS encoding IS91 family transposase, translating to MSTFIELLRQHHRALKRHYHAQMNGDMHRAIGAMLRCKTEQQGRSQWFCSHCHHDDRLPLSCGHRHCPQCQQRTTSDWLQRQQQKRLPVHYFMVTFTLPYQLRVLARHQPRATYNGMFKVASGVLKDFAKRQMQGELGFTAVLHTHSRQRNLHPHLHIIVTAGQYDPSRQTWHKGNKHYLFNAFALAKVWRARMLEAINQHPTLWLPSGIPKQWVVDCRQVGYGQSALSYLSRYLYRGVLPDEDIIHITDDTVTFRYKESQAKAWRTRTLPILKFLLLILQHVLPKGLQRVRDYGFLRGQAHALRARIQLLLLNLVYRMPPLTAPIRSKATRVCPCCEHEMACVGVSRPM from the coding sequence ATGAGTACGTTCATTGAGCTGCTTCGCCAACATCACCGTGCGCTTAAGCGTCACTATCATGCTCAGATGAATGGCGATATGCATCGGGCCATTGGGGCGATGCTCCGTTGCAAGACCGAGCAACAAGGTCGCTCACAATGGTTCTGCAGTCACTGTCATCACGACGACCGATTACCGCTTTCTTGTGGTCACCGACACTGCCCTCAATGCCAACAACGCACCACTTCTGACTGGCTACAACGTCAACAGCAAAAGCGGTTACCTGTTCACTATTTCATGGTGACCTTCACTTTGCCGTATCAACTAAGAGTCTTAGCAAGACATCAACCTAGAGCGACATATAACGGTATGTTTAAGGTGGCATCGGGGGTTTTAAAGGACTTTGCGAAAAGACAGATGCAAGGTGAACTTGGGTTTACCGCCGTGCTGCATACCCACAGCCGACAACGAAACTTGCATCCACACCTGCATATTATTGTGACGGCAGGCCAATACGACCCATCAAGACAAACGTGGCACAAAGGCAACAAGCATTACCTTTTTAACGCGTTTGCTTTGGCCAAAGTCTGGCGAGCAAGAATGCTAGAGGCGATTAATCAACATCCTACGTTGTGGCTGCCGAGTGGCATTCCCAAACAATGGGTGGTCGATTGTAGGCAGGTTGGTTACGGTCAGTCAGCACTGAGCTATTTGTCGCGCTACCTCTATCGCGGCGTGTTGCCTGATGAAGACATCATCCATATCACCGATGATACCGTCACCTTCCGCTATAAAGAGAGCCAAGCCAAAGCATGGCGAACGCGCACCTTGCCCATCCTTAAGTTCTTATTGCTCATTTTGCAGCACGTGCTCCCCAAAGGGTTACAACGAGTTCGGGATTACGGATTTTTACGTGGTCAGGCACACGCCTTAAGAGCCCGCATTCAACTGCTGTTATTGAACTTGGTCTATAGGATGCCGCCACTCACCGCCCCGATAAGGAGCAAAGCGACACGGGTATGCCCTTGCTGTGAGCATGAGATGGCGTGCGTTGGAGTGAGCCGACCCATGTAG
- a CDS encoding IS91 family transposase, which yields MNALSPYQAVLTQGLEELDKSKVTPRQWQVLNHLRDCRTERMGSYDWRCQQCGHETRWYCSCRDRHCPNCQEQMRQQWLTKRSQDILPVAYHHMVFTLPHEFNALVKAHPKVVYQCLFHSVWATLCAFANERHHLVGQLGALMVLHTWGRNLSQHTHIHCLLPSGVLTKDRQWQPTRKESYLLPVKALSVRFKKEMLCRVSELIATHSNLLEEAASKRWVVYSKPVLHEPTAVVSYLSRYCNRIGLNPNQLSYNVDGRITMSYKDYRTNGTQRMCCNAGELLRRLLLHVLPKGLMRIRYYGFLANAVRVKAIAEIRQSLRKRPAEKSEVLKEKPCCPNCHSNSMVLVCINIRPRIVVSEHRLT from the coding sequence ATGAACGCATTATCTCCTTACCAAGCCGTATTAACACAAGGCTTAGAAGAGCTTGATAAAAGCAAAGTCACACCGAGACAGTGGCAAGTGCTTAACCATTTAAGAGACTGCCGAACGGAGCGTATGGGCAGTTACGACTGGCGTTGTCAGCAATGTGGCCATGAAACTCGTTGGTACTGTTCTTGTCGAGATCGTCATTGCCCCAATTGCCAAGAGCAGATGAGACAGCAATGGCTAACAAAGCGAAGCCAAGATATTTTACCTGTGGCCTACCATCATATGGTTTTTACCTTACCTCACGAGTTCAATGCTCTGGTTAAAGCGCATCCTAAGGTGGTTTATCAATGCTTGTTTCATTCAGTGTGGGCAACATTATGCGCGTTTGCTAATGAGCGGCATCACCTTGTCGGTCAACTTGGAGCATTAATGGTTCTTCATACTTGGGGAAGAAATCTGAGTCAACATACTCATATTCATTGCCTACTACCGAGTGGGGTGCTTACAAAAGATCGGCAATGGCAACCGACAAGAAAAGAGAGTTACCTGCTCCCGGTTAAAGCCTTATCCGTTCGCTTTAAGAAAGAGATGTTATGTCGAGTAAGCGAGTTAATAGCAACGCACAGTAATTTATTAGAGGAAGCCGCTAGTAAGAGATGGGTTGTGTACAGTAAACCTGTACTCCACGAGCCTACAGCGGTAGTGAGTTATCTATCTCGGTATTGCAATCGTATCGGGTTAAATCCCAACCAATTAAGTTATAACGTGGATGGCCGTATCACGATGAGTTACAAAGACTACCGAACCAATGGGACGCAAAGAATGTGTTGTAATGCGGGCGAGTTACTTCGACGCTTACTTTTACATGTGTTGCCTAAAGGGCTAATGCGAATACGCTACTATGGCTTTCTAGCTAATGCTGTGCGGGTAAAAGCGATAGCGGAAATTAGGCAAAGCTTACGAAAGCGACCCGCAGAGAAATCGGAAGTGCTGAAAGAGAAACCTTGTTGTCCGAACTGCCATAGCAACAGCATGGTACTCGTGTGCATCAATATTAGACCTAGGATAGTCGTTTCAGAGCACCGACTGACCTAG
- a CDS encoding tyrosine-type recombinase/integrase: MSPLRQQLIDEMAVRRFSPKTHASYLRWVKDLSTTYDLSPDLLTDQQISAYLRTLIKERNLSSSTCAQALNAILFFYRAVLNREFEERLVPPIKRASKIPELLNREEVRSIISHCRSLKYQTALEMCYGCGLRVSEVVGLYVKDIDGTAKRLHIHCGKGKKDRFVPLGDSQLNHLRNYWRHYHPTVVLFPSLEPEKPLGISSLQKCFKAAKVEANVRKLGGIHALRHAYATHQLESGMPLNVLQRYLGHSNIKTTLRYTHWIGHHNESSDGSKFDLVAQLWEESE, encoded by the coding sequence ATGAGCCCATTAAGACAACAACTTATCGATGAAATGGCGGTTCGCCGTTTTTCTCCGAAAACCCATGCTAGCTATTTACGTTGGGTTAAAGATCTATCTACTACTTACGATCTATCTCCCGATTTACTTACCGATCAACAGATTAGTGCGTATTTGCGCACGCTCATTAAAGAGCGGAACTTAAGTAGCAGTACTTGTGCTCAAGCGTTGAATGCCATCTTGTTCTTTTATCGTGCCGTTTTGAATAGGGAATTTGAAGAGCGACTGGTTCCCCCGATTAAACGTGCCAGTAAAATACCGGAGCTGCTTAATCGCGAGGAAGTAAGAAGTATCATTAGTCATTGTCGAAGTCTTAAATATCAGACCGCACTTGAAATGTGTTACGGGTGTGGCCTACGTGTCAGTGAGGTCGTCGGCTTGTACGTGAAAGACATCGATGGTACGGCGAAACGACTGCACATTCATTGTGGTAAAGGTAAAAAAGATCGCTTTGTTCCACTGGGTGATAGCCAACTGAATCATCTTCGAAATTACTGGCGTCATTATCACCCAACCGTAGTGCTGTTTCCCAGCCTAGAGCCCGAAAAGCCATTGGGTATTAGCTCTTTGCAGAAGTGCTTCAAAGCAGCAAAAGTTGAGGCAAACGTCAGAAAATTAGGAGGAATACACGCCTTGAGGCACGCTTATGCGACTCATCAGCTCGAATCGGGCATGCCTTTGAATGTTCTGCAGCGTTACCTCGGACATTCGAATATCAAAACGACATTGAGGTACACCCATTGGATAGGTCATCACAACGAAAGCTCGGACGGAAGTAAGTTCGACTTAGTTGCTCAACTATGGGAGGAGAGCGAATGA
- a CDS encoding tyrosine-type recombinase/integrase, with protein MKPDDLKRYNTLYEQHLTNLKLQGKRPATIDAYSRAVRRITAHFDRVPDTLTTADLKQFFASLIQTHSWSTIKLDRNGLQFFYRYTLDKQWEWLNIVKPPQVKRLPDILTPQQVSSLITYTRQARYQVFFLTLYSMGLRLSEGLNLTVHDIDSQTMRVHIREGKGGKDRMVPLPLRTLKALRTHWLSHKHPRLLFPGLRKGDDAPMDRGGIQKTMKLVLKECGIQKHASPHSLRHCFATHLLERGLDLRSLQTLLGHASLNTTARYTRMTQIKQRDAVMAINQLTDALDLTGSMK; from the coding sequence ATGAAACCCGATGACTTAAAACGCTACAACACCCTTTATGAACAACACCTTACCAACCTAAAGCTGCAAGGTAAACGACCTGCGACGATCGATGCCTATTCTCGTGCGGTTCGTCGGATCACCGCTCATTTCGATCGCGTACCTGACACGTTAACCACTGCCGATCTCAAACAGTTCTTCGCGTCTCTTATTCAAACCCATTCGTGGAGCACCATTAAACTCGATCGTAATGGCTTGCAGTTTTTCTATCGCTACACGCTCGATAAACAGTGGGAGTGGCTCAATATCGTCAAGCCGCCACAAGTAAAACGACTGCCCGACATACTGACACCACAGCAAGTCAGCTCTCTGATTACTTACACTCGACAGGCACGTTATCAGGTGTTTTTTCTTACTCTGTACAGCATGGGATTACGACTCAGTGAGGGATTAAATCTTACGGTTCATGATATCGACAGCCAAACAATGCGCGTTCACATACGGGAAGGAAAAGGCGGAAAAGACCGAATGGTGCCGCTTCCTCTGCGAACGCTTAAGGCACTCCGCACACACTGGCTCAGCCATAAACACCCTCGATTACTGTTTCCCGGGCTTAGAAAAGGTGACGACGCACCGATGGACAGAGGCGGTATTCAAAAAACAATGAAGCTTGTACTCAAAGAATGCGGAATCCAAAAACACGCCAGCCCCCACTCACTTAGACATTGCTTTGCAACGCACTTACTTGAGCGAGGGCTTGACCTGCGTTCACTGCAAACGCTACTGGGTCACGCAAGCCTTAACACCACTGCTCGTTACACTCGAATGACCCAAATAAAGCAGCGCGATGCCGTAATGGCCATCAACCAATTAACGGATGCTCTAGACTTAACAGGGAGCATGAAATGA
- a CDS encoding putative adenosine monophosphate-protein transferase Fic produces the protein MADKYGTTQDPYTYENSTVLVNKLNIRNEAVLEAAERDLTTLAAMYVEFQLPPYDFSYLRSIHQNLFSDLFEWAGELRTIDISKGNTRFCNVVRIEKEANNLFSMLEKDKYLVDLPYDEFLTKLAEYYCDINVLHPFREGNGRAQRLLFEHIAINCGYNINFAGITSEQWVAANIHGYHCNYVPMKELFSVCVTKAEKRS, from the coding sequence ATGGCTGATAAATATGGCACAACACAAGATCCTTATACTTACGAAAATAGTACAGTTCTTGTTAATAAGCTCAATATCAGAAATGAAGCAGTATTAGAGGCTGCTGAACGTGATTTAACAACGTTAGCTGCAATGTATGTGGAGTTTCAATTACCTCCTTACGATTTCAGCTACCTGCGTTCAATTCATCAAAATTTGTTCTCCGATCTATTTGAATGGGCAGGCGAACTAAGAACGATTGATATTTCAAAGGGAAATACACGTTTCTGTAATGTAGTTAGGATTGAAAAAGAAGCGAATAATCTGTTTTCAATGTTAGAAAAAGATAAGTATTTAGTGGATCTACCATACGATGAATTTCTAACTAAATTAGCTGAGTATTATTGCGACATTAACGTTCTACATCCATTTCGAGAAGGTAATGGTCGTGCTCAGCGTTTGTTGTTTGAGCATATTGCAATCAACTGTGGTTACAATATTAATTTTGCTGGTATTACTTCTGAGCAGTGGGTAGCCGCAAATATCCATGGTTATCATTGTAATTATGTGCCGATGAAAGAGCTGTTTTCTGTTTGTGTAACTAAAGCTGAAAAGCGCAGTTAA
- a CDS encoding YhfG family protein: protein MKYELLVLAAMTRLESPNTQAIVAATGISERKVQSVVNSLVENLGLNIQRERQGRTFRFSINSWGVFESGITIQSQLNEIDLVMPSNSILSSYEEKHAYFEQVKMDNFKESMRLEGHDVASDFDLSLDREQQRQILLNKYSNVNSLEALNG from the coding sequence ATGAAGTACGAATTATTAGTTTTAGCTGCAATGACACGATTGGAATCTCCAAATACTCAAGCTATCGTGGCTGCAACTGGGATTTCTGAACGTAAAGTACAATCCGTAGTTAACTCATTAGTTGAAAATTTAGGCTTAAATATTCAAAGAGAGCGCCAAGGTCGAACCTTTCGTTTTTCTATTAACAGCTGGGGTGTCTTTGAGTCAGGAATAACGATTCAATCTCAACTTAATGAGATTGATTTAGTTATGCCAAGTAATTCAATACTTTCTTCTTACGAAGAAAAACATGCCTATTTCGAACAAGTTAAAATGGATAACTTTAAAGAAAGTATGCGTTTAGAGGGACATGATGTTGCTAGTGATTTCGATTTATCACTCGATAGAGAGCAACAACGTCAAATTTTGTTAAACAAATACTCAAACGTAAATTCGTTAGAGGCGCTCAATGGCTGA
- a CDS encoding DUF2867 domain-containing protein, with protein MSIPKKSILSEYSKNSYFCDSFSKKIKYDNQTAIEVFLEIAAQTPSWIAFLMSMRNWVVSKLGLKNLGGLQDVSREKLGSEYVVGERVGIFTLVSSTENEVVLEDCDKHLDVRVSFLVEPEGETAIVHANTVVHVNNMFGKIYMFFVTPFHKIIVPSSLKGLEQA; from the coding sequence ATGTCTATACCCAAGAAATCAATATTGAGCGAATATTCCAAAAATTCATATTTCTGTGATAGTTTTTCGAAAAAAATAAAATACGATAATCAAACTGCTATTGAAGTGTTTCTTGAAATAGCCGCTCAGACACCGAGTTGGATTGCATTTCTGATGTCTATGAGAAACTGGGTTGTATCTAAACTCGGTTTAAAAAACTTGGGTGGTCTACAAGATGTATCCCGAGAGAAATTAGGTTCAGAATATGTAGTAGGTGAACGAGTTGGTATTTTTACGCTGGTCAGTTCAACTGAGAATGAAGTTGTATTAGAAGACTGTGATAAACACCTTGATGTTCGAGTTTCTTTTCTTGTTGAGCCTGAAGGAGAAACCGCAATTGTTCACGCAAATACCGTGGTTCATGTGAACAATATGTTTGGTAAGATCTATATGTTCTTCGTTACGCCATTTCATAAAATAATAGTACCAAGCTCCCTGAAAGGGTTAGAACAGGCATAA
- a CDS encoding MATE family efflux transporter: MLTKLRPFTRESGALMHLSVPIILTQIATQAMGFVDTTMAGQVSPADLAAIALGTSLWIPVLLLLRGVIMALTPVVAYHRGARDFQSISVEFFQMVWLALIASVLLIAYLVSAKPILEWIGVAAEIIPIGSDYAFALAFGVPGIALFYTLNGFCEGMNNTKVPMIISVIGLLINIPVNYVLIYGKFGFPEMGAVGCGWATSLVYWLMSGMLYSYIKGHHHYKTIINFSDAKPKAKEMLHLLRLGLPIGMNIAVCGSIFAVIALMIGRIGAENVAAAQIALNISSLTYVIPMSISFGITIRVGHALGEKDELGAIERSKVGILVAALISLLSVAMFLLFPEWIIRLYTTDPAISATAAVLLTFTAMYQFSDALQTSANGALRGYKDTKIPMMLAIASYWGLALPLGMVLGLTDHIVPPMGEEGFWIGILTGLSISATLMLIRLRYVIKKRDLLPSVKAAIS, translated from the coding sequence ATGCTAACGAAACTTCGTCCTTTTACTCGTGAATCGGGTGCGCTTATGCATCTTTCGGTTCCAATCATTTTGACTCAAATAGCGACCCAAGCGATGGGATTTGTCGATACGACAATGGCTGGCCAAGTAAGCCCTGCCGATCTTGCAGCTATTGCACTCGGCACCAGCCTTTGGATTCCTGTGTTACTGCTACTGCGTGGCGTTATTATGGCGTTAACGCCTGTTGTTGCTTACCACCGCGGCGCCCGTGACTTCCAAAGTATCTCTGTTGAATTCTTCCAGATGGTTTGGTTGGCATTAATAGCGAGTGTGCTACTTATCGCTTACTTAGTAAGTGCGAAACCGATCTTAGAATGGATTGGGGTTGCCGCTGAGATCATTCCAATTGGTAGCGACTATGCGTTTGCCCTAGCCTTCGGTGTGCCGGGTATTGCCCTGTTCTACACCTTGAATGGCTTTTGTGAGGGTATGAACAACACCAAAGTGCCGATGATCATTTCGGTAATTGGTTTGCTGATTAATATTCCAGTCAACTACGTGCTTATTTACGGTAAGTTTGGCTTCCCTGAAATGGGCGCTGTGGGTTGTGGCTGGGCGACAAGCTTAGTGTATTGGCTAATGTCGGGAATGCTGTACTCCTACATTAAAGGTCATCACCACTACAAGACCATCATCAACTTTTCAGATGCAAAGCCAAAAGCAAAAGAGATGCTTCACCTTCTAAGATTAGGTTTACCTATTGGGATGAACATCGCGGTGTGCGGCAGTATCTTTGCGGTTATCGCGTTGATGATTGGTCGTATTGGTGCAGAGAACGTGGCAGCCGCGCAAATTGCACTTAACATTTCTAGCCTGACTTACGTGATCCCGATGAGTATTTCGTTTGGTATTACGATTCGTGTTGGTCACGCTTTGGGTGAGAAAGACGAACTAGGTGCAATTGAACGCAGTAAAGTCGGTATCTTAGTCGCAGCGTTAATTTCATTGCTTTCGGTTGCGATGTTCCTGCTGTTCCCAGAGTGGATCATTAGGCTTTACACCACCGACCCAGCAATAAGCGCGACAGCAGCAGTATTGTTGACCTTTACAGCTATGTACCAATTCAGCGATGCATTGCAAACATCGGCTAACGGCGCATTACGTGGTTATAAAGATACTAAGATCCCGATGATGTTAGCCATTGCTTCATACTGGGGCTTGGCACTACCACTCGGCATGGTGCTCGGACTAACGGACCACATTGTTCCTCCGATGGGCGAAGAAGGCTTTTGGATTGGTATTCTTACGGGCTTAAGTATCTCTGCTACGCTGATGTTAATTCGCTTGCGATACGTGATTAAGAAGCGCGATTTACTTCCTTCAGTTAAAGCAGCAATTAGCTAA
- the gcvP gene encoding aminomethyl-transferring glycine dehydrogenase, with translation MTELLQSQLLKDLGTQNEFVARHNGPNKADQQKMLEAINATSLDALIDETVPAQIRLEKPMTLAAPLSEMDMLTSLKEIANLNQVKRTFIGQGYYNTFTPNVILRNVLENPGWYTAYTPYQPEISQGRLEALLNYQQMVMDLTGMEIANASLLDEATAAGEAMTLCKRAGKSKSKVFFVADDVHPQTLEVVKTRAEYIGFEVMVGALETLPEQDVFGALLQYPGTTGEVRDLTDIIAKAQANKTLVTVATDLLASALLKPVGEMGADVAIGSAQRFGVPMGYGGPHAAFMATREKHKRTMPGRVIGVSIDTHGNQALRMAMQTREQHIRREKATSNICTAQALLANMASFYAVYHGAEGLRTIARRTHHMTAILAAGLTKSGYELTNNSFFDTITINSEEKTDALYAKAQAADINLRLLQDKEGNGKIGISLDETTTIDDVNALFAIFDVKEDVQALSSDIASNEFAAIPENCRRESEFLTHPVFNTHHSETQMMRYLKQLENKDFSLTHGMIPLGSCTMKLNAAAEMIPVTWPEFGSIHPFAPLEQAAGYTALAKDLKEKLCEITGYDDFSLQPNSGASGEYAGLIAIQRYHASRGEAHRNVCLIPSSAHGTNPATASMVSMKVVVVKCDEDGNIDMTDLAAKIEKHKDNLSSIMITYPSTHGVYEEQVKEVCEQVHAAGGQVYLDGANMNAQVGLTSPGFIGSDVSHLNLHKTFCIPHGGGGPGMGPIGVKSHLAQFLPGHIENGVQGSDYAVSAADLGSASILPISWAYIAMMGEPGLTDATKVAILNANYVMEKLRPHYPVLYRGTNGRVAHECIIDIRPLKEDTGISEEDIAKRLMDFGFHAPTMSFPVAGTLMVEPTESEDLEELDRFCEAMIAIRHEMAAVKAGEWPLDNNPLVNAPHTQVDLSGAEWDRPYSRELACFPSKATKNSKYWPTVNRVDNVYGDRNLICSCPSIDNYED, from the coding sequence ATGACTGAATTACTTCAAAGCCAATTACTGAAAGACTTGGGTACGCAAAACGAGTTTGTTGCTCGTCATAACGGCCCTAATAAAGCAGACCAGCAAAAAATGCTTGAAGCGATCAACGCGACTAGCTTAGACGCACTGATCGACGAAACGGTTCCTGCACAAATCCGTCTTGAAAAACCAATGACACTTGCTGCGCCACTGAGCGAAATGGACATGCTGACCTCTCTTAAAGAGATCGCTAATCTAAACCAAGTGAAACGTACTTTCATTGGCCAAGGCTACTACAACACATTCACTCCAAACGTTATTCTACGTAACGTTTTAGAGAACCCAGGCTGGTACACAGCTTACACACCATACCAACCAGAGATTTCTCAAGGTCGTCTTGAAGCTCTACTCAATTACCAACAAATGGTAATGGACCTTACAGGTATGGAAATCGCGAACGCGTCCCTTCTTGATGAAGCGACAGCGGCTGGCGAAGCAATGACACTGTGTAAGCGCGCTGGCAAAAGCAAGAGCAAAGTATTCTTCGTTGCTGACGATGTTCACCCTCAAACACTAGAAGTTGTTAAAACTCGTGCTGAGTACATCGGCTTTGAAGTCATGGTTGGCGCTCTTGAAACACTTCCAGAGCAAGATGTATTTGGTGCGTTACTTCAATACCCAGGTACAACAGGCGAAGTTCGTGACCTAACAGACATCATTGCGAAAGCTCAAGCTAACAAGACTCTTGTAACCGTTGCAACTGACCTACTTGCTTCTGCACTACTTAAGCCTGTTGGCGAAATGGGCGCAGACGTAGCAATTGGTTCAGCGCAACGTTTCGGCGTTCCTATGGGATACGGCGGTCCACACGCTGCATTCATGGCAACACGTGAAAAGCATAAGCGTACAATGCCAGGTCGTGTAATCGGTGTTTCTATCGATACTCACGGTAACCAAGCGCTACGTATGGCAATGCAAACTCGTGAGCAACACATCCGCCGCGAGAAAGCGACATCGAACATCTGTACAGCTCAAGCACTTCTTGCAAACATGGCGTCTTTCTACGCGGTTTACCACGGTGCAGAAGGCCTACGTACTATTGCGCGTCGTACACACCACATGACAGCTATCCTAGCGGCTGGCCTGACTAAATCAGGTTACGAGCTAACAAACAACAGCTTCTTCGATACCATCACCATCAACTCTGAAGAGAAGACCGATGCACTGTACGCGAAAGCGCAAGCAGCAGACATCAACCTTCGCTTACTTCAAGATAAAGAAGGTAATGGCAAAATCGGTATCAGCTTAGATGAAACAACAACGATCGACGACGTGAACGCATTGTTCGCTATCTTCGACGTGAAAGAAGACGTTCAAGCACTATCTTCTGACATTGCATCAAACGAATTTGCAGCAATTCCAGAAAACTGCCGTCGTGAATCTGAATTCCTAACTCACCCAGTATTCAACACGCACCACAGCGAAACGCAAATGATGCGTTACCTAAAACAGCTTGAGAACAAAGACTTCTCACTAACGCACGGCATGATCCCACTGGGCAGCTGTACGATGAAGCTGAACGCGGCTGCTGAGATGATTCCTGTAACATGGCCTGAGTTTGGTTCAATTCACCCATTCGCACCTCTAGAGCAAGCGGCTGGCTACACAGCGCTAGCGAAAGATCTTAAAGAGAAGCTATGTGAAATCACCGGTTACGACGATTTCTCACTACAGCCTAACTCTGGTGCATCTGGTGAATACGCGGGTCTAATCGCTATTCAACGCTACCACGCAAGCCGCGGTGAAGCTCACCGTAACGTTTGTTTGATTCCAAGCTCTGCGCACGGTACTAACCCTGCAACAGCATCAATGGTTTCAATGAAGGTGGTGGTTGTTAAGTGTGATGAAGATGGCAACATCGACATGACCGACTTAGCAGCGAAAATCGAGAAGCACAAAGACAACCTATCAAGCATCATGATCACTTACCCTTCTACGCACGGCGTATACGAAGAGCAAGTGAAAGAAGTGTGTGAACAAGTACACGCAGCTGGCGGTCAGGTTTACCTAGACGGCGCGAACATGAACGCTCAAGTTGGTCTAACTTCACCTGGTTTTATCGGTTCAGACGTATCTCACTTGAACCTACACAAAACATTCTGTATTCCACACGGTGGTGGCGGTCCGGGTATGGGTCCTATCGGTGTTAAATCGCACCTAGCACAATTCCTACCAGGTCACATCGAAAACGGTGTACAAGGCTCTGACTACGCGGTATCAGCAGCAGATTTAGGTAGTGCTTCAATCCTACCTATCTCTTGGGCTTACATTGCGATGATGGGCGAACCTGGCCTAACAGACGCAACGAAAGTAGCGATTCTGAACGCGAACTACGTGATGGAGAAACTACGTCCTCACTACCCTGTTCTTTACCGTGGCACTAACGGCCGCGTAGCGCACGAATGTATTATCGATATTCGTCCGCTTAAAGAAGACACAGGCATCAGCGAAGAAGATATTGCTAAACGTCTAATGGACTTCGGTTTCCACGCGCCTACTATGTCTTTCCCAGTAGCTGGCACACTAATGGTAGAGCCAACTGAATCTGAAGACTTAGAAGAGCTTGACCGTTTCTGTGAAGCAATGATAGCAATCCGTCATGAAATGGCAGCTGTGAAGGCCGGTGAATGGCCACTAGACAACAACCCTCTAGTGAACGCACCACACACACAAGTTGACCTTTCAGGCGCAGAATGGGATCGCCCTTACTCTCGCGAACTGGCTTGCTTCCCATCGAAAGCAACCAAGAACTCGAAGTACTGGCCAACAGTTAACCGTGTAGACAACGTATACGGCGACCGTAACCTAATCTGTTCTTGCCCAAGCATCGATAACTACGAAGATTAA
- a CDS encoding IS110 family transposase has protein sequence MSDYSYFCGIDLAKNHFSLHAVDQNGKVLLHKSVTRSKLLTAIVNMPLMRIGVEACGGAHYWARTLNKLGHDTRIMAVKYVIPYRTKGKNDLNDAVAICEAVQRPSTRFVPVKSPEQQAILSVHRMREHWVRERTALMNRMRALLSEFGLIIPVGRSSLMKQVPLMLEDAENELPHLARTVIADAYHHLGELNQRIADTEQVFDSFAKVSTNVQRVMKVRGIGPQTATAILASIGNGSQFDKSRDFSAWLGLVPKQYSTGGKPRLGRITKHGDKYLRTLLVHGARTVIANLGDKQDKLSQWCRGVLERRGMNRAIVALAAKNARIIWSLLHNQTEYKNYAA, from the coding sequence ATGTCTGATTATTCTTATTTCTGCGGTATCGACCTAGCTAAAAACCACTTTAGCCTTCATGCCGTAGACCAAAATGGTAAAGTCTTACTTCATAAGTCAGTAACCCGCTCTAAACTACTGACTGCAATAGTAAATATGCCACTCATGCGTATAGGCGTTGAAGCGTGTGGTGGTGCACATTATTGGGCAAGAACACTCAATAAACTGGGTCACGACACTCGCATTATGGCTGTTAAATACGTAATTCCTTATCGAACTAAGGGAAAAAACGACCTTAATGATGCAGTCGCTATCTGCGAAGCTGTTCAGCGGCCATCAACTCGCTTTGTTCCTGTTAAGTCCCCCGAGCAACAAGCCATCTTATCGGTACATAGAATGAGAGAGCATTGGGTTCGTGAACGCACCGCGCTTATGAATCGCATGCGCGCCCTACTTTCTGAGTTCGGGTTGATCATTCCCGTTGGTCGCTCTTCATTGATGAAACAGGTTCCCTTAATGCTCGAAGATGCAGAAAATGAACTGCCACATCTCGCTAGAACGGTGATTGCCGATGCTTATCACCACCTTGGTGAATTGAATCAACGTATCGCCGATACTGAACAAGTCTTTGATTCTTTTGCTAAGGTCAGCACTAATGTTCAACGAGTGATGAAGGTTCGAGGCATTGGTCCTCAAACCGCTACTGCGATACTCGCTTCGATAGGTAATGGCTCTCAATTTGATAAAAGCCGTGATTTCTCTGCTTGGCTAGGCTTAGTACCAAAACAATATTCGACGGGAGGAAAGCCTCGCTTAGGTCGGATAACCAAACACGGCGACAAATACTTACGAACACTATTAGTTCACGGCGCAAGGACCGTGATTGCCAACCTTGGCGACAAGCAAGATAAGCTAAGTCAATGGTGTCGAGGCGTTCTAGAACGAAGAGGAATGAACCGAGCAATAGTGGCACTGGCCGCGAAGAACGCACGAATTATATGGTCACTTTTACACAATCAAACAGAATATAAAAACTATGCTGCTTAA